ACAGCACGTAGGTCGGCGCATCGTCGGTCTGCCAGAGCTGCACGCTGAGATGCGAGAGCGCCGTCACGGCCGTGCAGCCCGGCGTGAAGACCGACGGATGCAGGTCGATCGCGATACCCTTGGCCAGCACGTCGCGCGCCGCACGGCCGGCGATTTCGACCAGCGCGCGGCCGTCGCCCTGCTCCGAAGCCGCCGCGACGCCCTCGAACGCCGCGACGAGCGCTGCGAAGTCGTAGGCCTTGGGGATGGCGAGCCACTGCCCCGGCCCGGACCACACAAGCGTCCCGGCCGCATTCGTGCTGGTCCGGCCGGCTGCGGGAAGCTCGAGGCCCCACAGCTCGCCGACGACCGCCGCCATGCGCGTCGTGTCGCGGCCGACGGCGATCAGCGTCGCCATGTCGACGTGATCGATCATCGTGAC
This Beijerinckiaceae bacterium RH AL1 DNA region includes the following protein-coding sequences:
- a CDS encoding N-methylglutamate dehydrogenase subunit D (ID:RHAL1_02585;~source:Prodigal:2.6) gives rise to the protein MSDVSMAWRPVSAWEGLWTGTGRQGRADGAAGVTVTMIDHVDMATLIAVGRDTTRMAAVVGELWGLELPAAGRTSTNAAGTLVWSGPGQWLAIPKAYDFAALVAAFEGVAAASEQGDGRALVEIAGRAARDVLAKGIAIDLHPSVFTPGCTAVTALSHLSVQLWQTDDAPTYVLSAPGTVAGHVWEWLVDSAAEFGCEIRLRRSL